A single window of Archangium gephyra DNA harbors:
- the ruvB gene encoding Holliday junction branch migration DNA helicase RuvB: protein MAKAKRKSDDTLSEEALNDEVRVEASLRPRSFDEYVGQSAVVEKLKVYVQAAKSRGEALDHCLFSGPPGLGKTSLAYIMANELGVGIHVTSGPALERKGDLAGLLTNLNERDILFIDEVHRLNAAIEEYLYPAMEDFRLDITIDTGPAARAMKIDLPPFTLIGATTRTGLLTSPLRDRFQIQERLEYYEPKHLELILNRSARILGVKLDRDGSREIATRARGTPRIANRLLRRLRDFAQVEGDGSITQELASTALTRLGVDASGLDAMDRKILLTILEKFGGGPVGVETIAAAVGEQRDTIEDVYEPFLLQEGFLQRTPRGRTATHHAYSYFNKKAPTSGGQGSLW from the coding sequence ATGGCGAAGGCGAAGCGGAAATCCGACGACACACTCTCCGAGGAGGCGCTCAACGACGAGGTCCGCGTCGAGGCCTCCCTGCGGCCGCGCTCGTTCGACGAGTACGTGGGTCAGAGTGCCGTCGTCGAGAAGCTCAAGGTGTACGTCCAGGCGGCCAAGAGCCGCGGTGAGGCGCTGGATCACTGTCTCTTCTCCGGGCCTCCGGGTCTGGGCAAGACGTCGCTGGCCTACATCATGGCCAACGAGCTGGGTGTGGGCATCCACGTCACCAGCGGCCCCGCGCTCGAGCGCAAGGGCGACCTGGCTGGACTGCTCACCAACCTCAACGAGCGCGACATCCTCTTCATCGACGAGGTCCACCGCCTCAACGCCGCCATCGAGGAGTACCTCTACCCGGCCATGGAGGACTTCCGGCTGGACATCACCATCGACACCGGCCCCGCCGCCCGGGCGATGAAGATCGATCTGCCGCCCTTCACCCTCATCGGCGCCACCACCCGCACCGGCCTCCTCACCTCGCCGCTGCGCGACCGCTTTCAAATCCAGGAGCGGCTCGAGTACTACGAGCCCAAGCACCTGGAGCTCATCCTCAACCGCTCGGCGCGCATCCTCGGGGTGAAGCTGGACCGGGATGGTTCCCGGGAGATCGCCACCCGCGCCCGCGGCACGCCCCGCATCGCCAACCGGTTGCTGCGCCGCCTGCGTGACTTCGCCCAGGTCGAGGGCGATGGCAGCATCACCCAGGAGCTGGCCTCCACGGCGCTCACCCGCCTGGGTGTGGACGCCTCCGGCCTGGACGCGATGGACCGTAAAATCCTGCTCACCATCCTCGAGAAGTTCGGAGGGGGCCCGGTGGGCGTGGAGACCATCGCCGCCGCCGTGGGCGAGCAGCGCGATACCATCGAGGACGTGTACGAGCCCTTCCTCCTCCAGGAAGGTTTCCTCCAGCGCACGCCGCGGGGCCGCACGGCCACGCACCATGCGTACAGCTATTTCAACAAGAAGGCGCCCACCTCCGGTGGGCAGGGGTCCCTCTGGTGA
- a CDS encoding zinc-dependent alcohol dehydrogenase, whose amino-acid sequence MKGLVFDLSIPRYVLAKGVGGMYPKLHYGRGSCLSLRELASPALPGPDWVRLRPLLTGLCGSDMGTLFFKMSPQNEPFNSFPAVLGHEVLAEVTELGPQARGVEVGQKVAVNPLLPCRLRGIQPPCKACAAGQENGCEHTAEGCLAPGQMLGFQKDLPGGMGTEKVAHPSQLHPLPEGVGDKAGVLVEPLAVSLHAVLKVPPRDEDKVLVIGGGPVAFACLWAIRALGSRCHVTLLAAEEYQLRLAKQLGADEAFRVMRDDTAEAEEVARRTGAKVYRPILGPPALTGGYEVTFDCIGSAGSVQDALRYTRSLGKVVLVGAAGILERVDWTTVWRNELTLLGSYVYGPESFRGVRQHTFDVVLGLLARREGPDPSMLVTHTFPLARYQEAIEANLARARHQSVKTVFELTVNP is encoded by the coding sequence GTGAAGGGACTCGTTTTCGACCTCTCCATCCCCCGGTATGTCCTCGCCAAGGGGGTGGGGGGCATGTACCCGAAGTTGCACTACGGGCGCGGGAGCTGCCTCTCCCTGCGTGAGCTGGCCTCCCCTGCCCTGCCCGGGCCGGACTGGGTGCGGCTGCGGCCCCTGCTGACGGGGCTGTGCGGCTCGGACATGGGGACGCTCTTCTTCAAGATGAGCCCCCAGAACGAGCCCTTCAACAGCTTTCCGGCGGTGCTGGGCCACGAGGTGCTCGCCGAGGTGACGGAGCTGGGGCCCCAGGCACGGGGCGTGGAGGTGGGGCAGAAGGTGGCGGTGAATCCGCTGCTGCCCTGCCGCCTGCGGGGCATCCAGCCGCCGTGCAAGGCGTGCGCGGCCGGCCAGGAGAACGGCTGCGAGCACACGGCCGAGGGCTGCCTGGCACCGGGGCAGATGCTGGGTTTCCAGAAGGACCTGCCCGGGGGGATGGGGACGGAGAAGGTGGCGCACCCCTCGCAGCTGCACCCGCTGCCGGAGGGGGTGGGAGACAAGGCGGGCGTGCTGGTGGAGCCGCTGGCGGTGAGCCTGCACGCGGTGCTGAAGGTGCCGCCGCGGGACGAGGACAAGGTGCTGGTGATTGGCGGCGGGCCGGTGGCCTTCGCGTGCCTGTGGGCCATTCGAGCGCTGGGCTCGCGCTGCCACGTGACGCTGCTGGCGGCCGAGGAGTACCAGCTGCGGCTGGCGAAGCAGCTCGGGGCGGACGAGGCCTTCCGGGTGATGCGGGACGACACCGCCGAGGCCGAGGAGGTGGCGCGGCGCACGGGGGCGAAGGTGTACCGCCCCATCCTGGGCCCGCCAGCGCTCACGGGCGGCTACGAGGTGACGTTCGACTGCATCGGCAGCGCGGGCTCGGTGCAGGACGCGCTGCGCTACACGCGCTCGCTGGGGAAGGTGGTGCTGGTGGGGGCGGCGGGGATTCTCGAGCGGGTGGACTGGACGACGGTGTGGCGCAACGAGCTGACGCTGCTCGGCTCCTACGTGTACGGGCCGGAGAGCTTCCGGGGCGTTCGCCAGCACACCTTCGACGTGGTGCTGGGGTTGCTCGCCCGGCGGGAAGGCCCGGACCCGAGCATGCTGGTGACACATACCTTTCCGCTCGCGCGTTACCAGGAGGCCATCGAGGCCAACCTGGCCCGCGCGCGCCATCAGTCAGTGAAGACCGTCTTCGAGCTCACGGTGAACCCATGA
- a CDS encoding kelch repeat-containing protein produces the protein MPYTGPALTIENELDKLAMNIGVGRLFGGVHWRTDHENAVRLGELIALRVLQDLARTYNEDFAGFQVWTFGGNVLTIHATTPALPNSVSNSAPYMPGADALMTPGAHKLVATPFSGSDGSGLGGVPLSLRLQTENHWVRTGSLNRGRMNHRAVLLPNGKVLMGPTYSETTTELHDPATGQWSYTGSAKHVRVNYTATLLQNGKVLVAGGGTSQFKPTETELYDPATGTWSVSGSMIRAREHHTATLLQDGRVLVVGGYADSNTGYGDLVEAYDPATQTWSSLPAAPWNQGQHTATLLLDGRVLVAGGSQHSWLYSPATGNWTQQGNLSVARESHTATLLPGDRVLITGGENANGLIREAELYNPTTGTWTRTSPMFESGRAHTATLLPNGKVLVAGSNDYNAPNATCELYTSGF, from the coding sequence GTGCCCTACACCGGGCCGGCGCTGACGATCGAGAACGAGCTGGACAAGCTGGCCATGAACATCGGTGTCGGGCGGCTGTTCGGGGGAGTCCACTGGCGCACCGACCATGAGAACGCGGTGCGGCTGGGCGAGCTCATCGCGCTGCGGGTGCTACAGGACCTGGCGCGCACCTACAACGAGGACTTCGCTGGCTTCCAGGTGTGGACCTTCGGCGGCAACGTCCTGACCATCCACGCCACGACGCCCGCGCTCCCCAACTCCGTCAGTAATTCCGCTCCCTACATGCCGGGCGCTGATGCCCTCATGACGCCCGGTGCGCACAAGCTGGTGGCCACGCCCTTCAGTGGATCGGACGGGAGCGGCCTGGGCGGAGTCCCTCTCTCCCTCCGACTCCAGACGGAGAATCACTGGGTGAGGACGGGCTCGCTGAACAGGGGACGCATGAACCACCGCGCCGTCCTGCTGCCCAACGGGAAGGTGTTGATGGGGCCCACCTACAGTGAGACCACCACGGAGTTGCATGACCCGGCCACGGGGCAATGGAGCTACACCGGCTCCGCGAAGCATGTCCGCGTCAACTACACGGCCACACTGCTGCAGAACGGCAAGGTACTGGTCGCGGGAGGCGGGACGAGCCAGTTCAAGCCCACCGAGACCGAGTTGTATGACCCGGCCACCGGCACCTGGAGCGTGAGCGGCTCCATGATCCGGGCCCGCGAGCATCACACGGCGACGCTGCTGCAGGATGGGCGGGTGCTCGTGGTCGGCGGTTATGCCGATAGCAACACCGGGTATGGCGATCTGGTGGAGGCGTATGATCCGGCGACCCAGACGTGGTCCTCCCTGCCGGCGGCTCCTTGGAACCAGGGGCAACACACGGCGACGCTGCTGCTGGATGGCCGGGTGCTGGTGGCGGGAGGCTCGCAGCACTCCTGGCTCTATTCACCCGCCACGGGGAACTGGACTCAGCAGGGCAACCTGTCCGTGGCCCGTGAAAGCCATACGGCGACGCTCCTGCCCGGCGACCGGGTGCTCATCACGGGGGGGGAAAACGCGAACGGGCTGATCCGGGAAGCAGAGCTGTACAACCCAACCACGGGAACCTGGACACGGACGTCACCGATGTTCGAGTCCGGCCGGGCGCACACGGCGACACTGCTGCCCAATGGGAAGGTGCTGGTCGCCGGGAGCAATGACTACAACGCCCCGAATGCGACCTGCGAACTCTACACGTCCGGGTTCTGA
- the lpxC gene encoding UDP-3-O-acyl-N-acetylglucosamine deacetylase, whose product MAYTSYNQRTLSHPVRCQGVGLHSGAPVNLSLLPAPVNHGIVFVRTDMPRPVSIPALTEYVVDTSLATTLGKDGVKVSTVEHLMSALAGMGLDNVRVELDGPEVPIMDGSAAPFAALIAEAGVREQEESRRVLVIKKTVSVVDGDKEASFSPANRFRISCTVDFKHPLITEQSFDLEFSDRCFHREISRARTFGFLRDVEMLKKMGLARGGSLENAIVVDEFSILNPDGLRFPDEFVRHKILDAVGDISLFGRPVVGHLKAFKTGHALNQKLVKAVLADPSSYEIVPARKHLELPELRLPELGLEPLVA is encoded by the coding sequence ATGGCTTACACCTCGTACAACCAGCGCACCCTTTCGCACCCCGTCCGTTGCCAGGGCGTGGGGCTCCACTCCGGCGCTCCGGTGAACCTCTCGTTGCTGCCGGCGCCGGTGAACCACGGCATCGTCTTCGTCCGCACGGACATGCCGCGCCCGGTCTCCATCCCCGCCCTCACCGAGTACGTGGTGGACACCTCGCTGGCCACCACCCTGGGCAAGGACGGCGTGAAGGTGAGCACGGTGGAGCACCTGATGTCGGCGCTGGCCGGCATGGGGCTGGACAACGTGCGCGTGGAGCTGGACGGGCCCGAGGTGCCCATCATGGACGGCAGCGCCGCTCCCTTCGCCGCCCTCATCGCCGAGGCCGGCGTGCGCGAGCAGGAGGAGTCCCGCCGCGTGCTCGTCATCAAGAAGACGGTCTCCGTGGTGGACGGCGACAAGGAGGCGAGCTTCTCGCCCGCCAACCGCTTCCGCATCTCCTGCACCGTCGACTTCAAGCACCCACTCATCACCGAGCAGTCCTTCGATCTGGAGTTCTCCGATCGCTGCTTCCACCGGGAGATCTCCCGCGCGCGCACCTTCGGCTTCCTCCGGGACGTGGAGATGCTCAAGAAGATGGGCCTGGCGCGCGGCGGCTCGCTGGAGAACGCCATCGTCGTGGACGAGTTCTCCATCCTCAACCCGGACGGCCTGCGCTTCCCGGACGAGTTCGTGCGCCACAAGATCCTGGACGCCGTGGGAGACATCTCCCTGTTCGGCCGCCCGGTGGTGGGCCACCTCAAGGCCTTCAAGACGGGCCACGCGCTCAACCAGAAGCTGGTGAAGGCGGTGCTGGCGGACCCCTCCAGCTACGAGATCGTCCCGGCCCGCAAGCACCTGGAATTGCCGGAGCTGCGCCTGCCGGAGCTCGGCCTCGAGCCGCTGGTGGCCTGA
- a CDS encoding sulfite exporter TauE/SafE family protein produces MTLLLLISAGVLAGLTGALLGVGGGVILVPTLVLGFKVPLEDAVPASLMCVVASSCGAAASYVERRLSDIRLGLTLELATVMGAIVGGLVAGLLAPAWVALVFGLFTLYVSAQMLLSSPPPEQGIEEYVPTNYPLGISGSFVAGSLSALLGVGGGPLKVPLMSYGMGVPFKVASATSNLMIGVTGAASVAAYAWRGHVKLDLVAPLVVGVLAGASVGCRLMPRVPTSVLRRLFALVLLVVAAQMLWKGGEGLWPSLPT; encoded by the coding sequence ATGACGCTTCTCCTCTTGATATCCGCCGGTGTCCTCGCGGGACTCACGGGCGCACTGCTGGGTGTAGGTGGAGGGGTCATCCTCGTCCCCACCCTGGTGCTTGGCTTCAAGGTTCCGCTGGAGGACGCCGTCCCCGCGAGCCTCATGTGTGTGGTGGCCAGCTCCTGTGGCGCGGCGGCCAGCTATGTGGAGCGCCGGCTCAGTGACATCCGCCTCGGGTTGACGCTGGAGCTGGCCACGGTGATGGGGGCCATCGTCGGAGGGCTGGTGGCGGGCCTGCTGGCGCCGGCGTGGGTGGCCCTGGTGTTCGGCCTCTTCACCCTCTACGTGTCGGCGCAGATGCTGCTGTCGAGCCCGCCGCCGGAGCAGGGTATCGAGGAGTACGTGCCCACCAACTACCCGCTGGGCATCTCCGGCTCCTTCGTGGCCGGGAGCCTGTCGGCGCTGCTGGGGGTGGGAGGCGGTCCGCTCAAGGTGCCCCTGATGAGCTACGGCATGGGGGTGCCCTTCAAGGTGGCCAGCGCCACCAGCAACCTCATGATCGGCGTGACGGGGGCGGCGAGCGTGGCCGCCTACGCCTGGCGCGGGCACGTGAAGCTCGACCTGGTGGCGCCGCTGGTGGTGGGGGTGCTGGCGGGTGCGTCCGTGGGATGCCGGCTGATGCCGCGCGTGCCCACCTCGGTGTTGCGGCGGTTGTTCGCTCTGGTGCTGCTGGTGGTGGCGGCCCAGATGCTGTGGAAGGGAGGGGAGGGACTGTGGCCGAGCCTGCCGACATGA
- a CDS encoding leucyl aminopeptidase, translated as MNYSFISGEAARASGELLVIPLFEGETGDKPPASLAGADTAFEGRLLTAATQEGFKGKGEQSFVMHAHGKLEAERVLLLGLGSRNKYNPEVLRLAAGRAAKTAQRLKVRTLVFSVPETQDAIASLRAVVEGLELGAYRFERYKSSAKEEKNAPKLTTVRLALPGGVDKTKEHDQAVALAQRVAEATNWARDLVNEPPNVVNPEALARAAQDMAKEAGIKITVSGRKEIERLKMGMFLGVAQGSINEPKLIHVEYTPKNAKHAKNAPVALVGKAITFDSGGLSLKPSDSMIEMKTDMAGSAAVLGAMRVIAALKPPFPVHAFIGSCENMPSGTSYRPGDILTSRLGKTVEITNTDAEGRLVLGDVMSWAIEHKPAVLIDLATLTGACVIALGNYIVGAFGDHDGTMNDVLEAARAAGEEMWRLPVSELQKDALRSEVADMKNSGERWGGSINAALFLKEFVGDTPWVHLDIAGPSVSPKERGYLGKGGTGVGVRTLVEYVRRRATQLEGSEATEAPASKPARGGKSKA; from the coding sequence ATGAACTACAGCTTCATCTCCGGCGAGGCCGCCCGCGCGAGCGGTGAGCTGCTCGTGATTCCCCTCTTCGAAGGCGAGACCGGGGACAAGCCGCCCGCGTCGCTGGCTGGTGCCGACACGGCCTTCGAGGGCCGGCTGCTCACCGCCGCCACCCAGGAGGGCTTCAAGGGCAAGGGCGAGCAGAGCTTCGTGATGCACGCCCACGGCAAGCTCGAGGCCGAGCGCGTGCTGCTGCTGGGCCTGGGCTCGCGCAACAAGTACAACCCCGAGGTGCTGCGTCTGGCGGCCGGCCGTGCCGCGAAGACGGCCCAGCGCCTCAAGGTGCGCACGCTCGTGTTCTCCGTGCCCGAGACGCAGGACGCCATCGCCTCCCTGCGCGCCGTGGTGGAGGGCCTGGAGCTGGGCGCCTACCGCTTCGAGCGCTACAAGTCCTCGGCCAAGGAGGAGAAGAACGCCCCCAAGCTGACCACGGTGCGGCTGGCGCTGCCCGGCGGCGTGGACAAGACGAAGGAGCACGATCAGGCGGTGGCGCTCGCGCAGCGCGTGGCCGAGGCCACCAACTGGGCGCGCGACCTCGTCAACGAGCCCCCCAACGTCGTCAACCCCGAGGCGCTCGCCCGCGCCGCGCAGGACATGGCGAAGGAGGCCGGCATCAAGATCACCGTGAGCGGCCGCAAGGAGATCGAGCGGCTGAAGATGGGCATGTTCCTCGGGGTGGCCCAGGGCAGCATCAACGAGCCCAAGCTCATCCACGTGGAGTACACGCCGAAGAACGCGAAGCACGCCAAGAACGCCCCGGTGGCGCTGGTGGGCAAGGCGATCACCTTCGACTCGGGCGGCCTGTCGCTCAAGCCCTCCGACTCGATGATCGAGATGAAGACGGACATGGCCGGCTCGGCCGCGGTGCTGGGCGCCATGCGCGTCATCGCCGCGCTCAAGCCGCCCTTCCCCGTGCACGCCTTCATCGGCTCCTGCGAGAACATGCCCTCGGGCACCTCGTACCGGCCCGGGGACATCCTCACCTCGCGCCTGGGCAAGACGGTGGAGATCACCAACACGGACGCCGAGGGCCGCCTGGTGCTCGGTGACGTGATGTCGTGGGCCATCGAGCACAAGCCGGCGGTGCTGATCGACCTGGCCACGCTCACCGGCGCGTGCGTCATCGCCCTGGGCAACTACATCGTGGGCGCCTTCGGCGATCACGACGGCACGATGAACGACGTGCTGGAGGCGGCGCGCGCGGCGGGCGAGGAGATGTGGCGTCTGCCGGTGAGCGAGCTGCAGAAGGACGCGCTGCGCTCGGAGGTGGCGGACATGAAGAACTCCGGCGAGCGCTGGGGCGGCTCCATCAACGCGGCCCTCTTCCTCAAGGAGTTCGTCGGTGACACGCCGTGGGTGCACCTGGACATCGCCGGCCCGTCGGTGAGCCCCAAGGAGCGGGGCTACCTGGGCAAGGGCGGCACGGGCGTGGGCGTGCGCACGCTGGTGGAGTACGTGCGGCGCCGCGCCACCCAGCTGGAGGGAAGCGAGGCCACCGAGGCTCCCGCTTCCAAGCCGGCGCGCGGCGGCAAGTCCAAGGCCTGA
- the pyrF gene encoding orotidine-5'-phosphate decarboxylase gives MTDTSQARDKLALAADLPLEDGLRLYQQVAPQVGYAKVGLSLFVEHGPAAVAAFQKLGARVFLDLKLHDIPNTVELAAARAGALGVSLLTVHAAGGEAMLKAAVKGAREGARAKGHEAPRVLAVTVLTSMSAEDVTAVGFSGAPDVAALRLARLAVGAGVDGLVCSPREAEAFRRELGPTPFLCTPGIRPAGAAKGDQSRAETPAFAVRAGADLLVVGRPIHTAADPLSAARSIAEEVFTA, from the coding sequence GTGACGGACACTTCCCAGGCGCGCGACAAGCTCGCGCTCGCCGCGGACCTCCCGCTGGAGGACGGCCTGCGCCTCTACCAGCAGGTGGCGCCCCAGGTGGGCTACGCGAAGGTGGGCCTCTCGCTCTTCGTCGAGCACGGCCCGGCCGCCGTGGCCGCCTTCCAGAAGCTGGGCGCCCGGGTGTTCCTGGATCTGAAGCTGCACGACATTCCCAACACCGTGGAGCTGGCGGCCGCGCGCGCCGGGGCCCTGGGCGTGTCCCTGCTCACCGTGCACGCCGCCGGGGGCGAGGCCATGCTGAAGGCCGCCGTGAAGGGCGCACGCGAGGGCGCCCGGGCCAAGGGCCACGAGGCACCCCGGGTGCTCGCGGTGACGGTGCTCACCTCCATGTCCGCCGAGGACGTGACGGCGGTGGGCTTCTCCGGCGCCCCGGACGTGGCGGCGCTGCGGCTGGCGAGGCTGGCCGTGGGCGCGGGGGTGGACGGGCTGGTGTGCTCGCCCCGCGAGGCCGAGGCCTTCCGCCGCGAGCTGGGCCCCACGCCCTTCCTGTGCACGCCCGGCATCCGCCCCGCCGGTGCGGCCAAGGGGGACCAGAGCCGCGCGGAGACGCCCGCCTTCGCGGTGCGTGCGGGCGCGGATCTGCTCGTGGTGGGACGTCCCATCCACACCGCGGCGGATCCGTTGAGCGCCGCGCGTTCCATCGCCGAGGAAGTTTTCACCGCCTGA
- a CDS encoding DUF4388 domain-containing protein — MAQRPKATPRVGLSGEPGALELERPLSASLSPGRPLVAHFHSPEGMVLLREPAALTGFFAGSLSSLSVEEVLSHILSGIRSGQLILQHGLVQRTVSFRDGQPIFAVSSVHHERLGAVVVQLGLVSPEQLHQALGKVTPTLRIGAVLTREGFLSEANLYSAMTYLVREVVLNLFEMSEGSFLFLEGRPPEGTR, encoded by the coding sequence GTGGCGCAACGTCCCAAGGCCACGCCTCGTGTCGGGTTGAGCGGTGAGCCGGGCGCGCTCGAGTTGGAGCGCCCCCTCTCCGCCAGCCTGTCCCCCGGCCGTCCCCTCGTGGCGCACTTCCATTCGCCCGAGGGGATGGTGCTGTTGCGGGAGCCCGCGGCCCTCACCGGCTTCTTCGCTGGCAGCCTCAGCTCCCTGTCCGTGGAGGAGGTGCTCAGCCACATCCTCTCGGGCATCCGCAGCGGCCAGCTCATCCTTCAACACGGCCTGGTGCAGCGCACCGTCAGCTTCCGCGACGGGCAGCCCATCTTCGCCGTCTCCAGCGTGCACCATGAGCGGCTCGGCGCCGTGGTGGTGCAGCTGGGGCTCGTCTCTCCCGAGCAGCTGCACCAGGCGCTCGGCAAGGTGACGCCCACCCTGCGCATCGGCGCGGTGCTCACCCGCGAGGGTTTCCTCTCCGAGGCCAACCTCTACAGCGCCATGACGTACCTGGTGCGTGAGGTGGTGCTCAACCTCTTCGAGATGTCCGAGGGCAGCTTCCTCTTCCTCGAGGGCCGTCCTCCCGAGGGGACTCGGTGA
- a CDS encoding zinc dependent phospholipase C family protein produces the protein MATSWRMPSLLLHLTAIERLAANPGDLPEDFVRALSEDLAYARFGAALPDLPLCEGVRGGLRACYSGQDWPHFARLYHEKAPVGMGLKMAELVAAGALVGTEAGLALLAGYFTHLSLDRALHPRVDNLVVRHRRRGEHALAAHRQIEWTQTLFYLRELHGVDLVGSPRLRAKFEVTKSAGFPVKGIGRGIYELVRLASQETLQQAPTKQQVDGWARGLYLAGLYLSSPLGRMRALPAWSQLSFQELYRNDTFDFAAEVELAVTQARGVLRRLLAYMARGIFTPRARARFLEEFPEGTIGACAA, from the coding sequence GTGGCTACGTCCTGGCGCATGCCCTCGTTGCTGCTGCACCTCACGGCGATCGAAAGACTGGCGGCCAACCCGGGAGACCTGCCCGAGGACTTCGTGCGGGCCCTGTCCGAGGACCTGGCCTACGCGCGCTTCGGCGCGGCGCTGCCGGACCTGCCCCTGTGTGAAGGCGTCCGGGGTGGGCTGCGCGCCTGTTACTCGGGGCAGGACTGGCCCCACTTCGCGCGGCTGTACCATGAGAAGGCGCCCGTGGGCATGGGCCTGAAGATGGCCGAGCTGGTCGCCGCCGGTGCGCTGGTGGGCACCGAGGCCGGGCTGGCGCTGCTGGCCGGCTACTTCACCCACCTGTCCCTGGATAGGGCGCTCCATCCACGGGTGGACAATCTGGTGGTGCGCCACCGGCGCCGGGGCGAGCACGCGCTCGCGGCGCACCGGCAGATCGAATGGACGCAGACGCTCTTCTACCTGCGCGAGCTGCACGGGGTGGATCTGGTGGGCAGTCCGCGCCTGCGCGCGAAGTTCGAGGTGACCAAGAGCGCGGGCTTCCCGGTGAAGGGCATCGGCCGCGGCATCTACGAGCTGGTGCGGCTGGCCTCGCAGGAGACGCTGCAGCAAGCGCCCACCAAACAACAGGTGGACGGCTGGGCGCGGGGCCTCTACCTCGCGGGGCTCTATCTCTCCAGCCCCCTGGGGCGGATGCGCGCCTTGCCTGCCTGGTCCCAGCTCAGCTTCCAGGAGCTGTACCGCAACGACACGTTCGACTTCGCCGCCGAGGTGGAGCTCGCGGTGACGCAGGCCCGTGGGGTGTTGCGGCGTCTGCTGGCGTACATGGCGCGCGGCATCTTCACCCCGCGGGCCCGCGCGCGCTTCCTCGAGGAGTTCCCCGAGGGCACCATTGGTGCATGCGCCGCATAA
- a CDS encoding thioredoxin domain-containing protein — translation MLMRSTSTLLAALMAASLFSGCNKEKAPAAAATATTPTTASSEPSPDTVVATYGDGQKITFGDLNDRIKDQLANLDKQKHQLRKQGIEGLVVERLVQAEAKKRNLTEEQLIKAEVDDKIPQPPEAELKKMYDEAKERLPPGTTFEQVKPQIVDFLTGSKKQERAREFFNELKSTANVKINLPEPARERKTVAATGAAKGPENAPITIVEFSDFQCPYCSRANESVEQVMKAYPNQVRLVFRHFPLDFHQQAPKAAEASLCAQDQGKFWEMHDKLFANQKALEVPALKGYAKELGLDTGKFDKCLDSGEKAATVQADLADGKKVGVNGTPAFFINGVLLSGAQPFDEFKSVIDSELQAKK, via the coding sequence ATGCTCATGCGCTCCACTTCCACTCTTCTGGCCGCTCTGATGGCGGCCTCTCTCTTCTCCGGATGCAACAAGGAGAAGGCCCCGGCGGCCGCCGCCACGGCGACCACCCCCACCACGGCCTCGTCGGAGCCCAGCCCGGATACGGTCGTGGCCACCTACGGTGACGGTCAGAAGATCACCTTTGGTGATCTCAATGATCGCATCAAGGACCAGCTGGCCAACCTGGACAAGCAGAAGCACCAGCTGCGCAAGCAGGGCATCGAAGGCCTCGTGGTGGAGCGCCTGGTGCAGGCCGAGGCCAAGAAGCGCAACCTGACCGAGGAGCAGCTGATCAAGGCCGAGGTCGACGACAAGATTCCGCAGCCGCCCGAGGCGGAGCTGAAGAAGATGTACGACGAGGCCAAGGAGCGGCTGCCCCCGGGCACCACCTTCGAGCAGGTGAAGCCGCAGATCGTCGACTTCCTCACCGGCTCCAAGAAGCAGGAGCGCGCGCGGGAGTTCTTCAACGAGCTGAAGAGCACCGCCAACGTGAAGATCAACCTGCCGGAGCCGGCTCGCGAGCGCAAGACGGTGGCCGCCACGGGCGCCGCGAAGGGCCCGGAGAACGCGCCCATCACCATCGTGGAGTTCAGCGACTTCCAGTGCCCGTACTGCAGCCGCGCCAATGAGTCGGTGGAGCAGGTGATGAAGGCCTATCCCAACCAGGTGCGCCTGGTGTTCCGCCACTTCCCGCTGGACTTCCACCAGCAGGCGCCCAAGGCCGCCGAGGCCTCGCTGTGCGCGCAGGACCAGGGCAAGTTCTGGGAGATGCACGACAAGCTCTTCGCCAACCAGAAGGCGCTCGAGGTGCCGGCGCTCAAGGGCTACGCCAAGGAGCTGGGCCTGGACACCGGCAAGTTCGACAAGTGCCTGGACTCGGGTGAGAAGGCCGCCACCGTGCAGGCCGACCTGGCCGACGGCAAGAAGGTGGGCGTCAACGGCACCCCGGCCTTCTTCATCAACGGCGTCCTGCTGTCCGGCGCGCAGCCCTTCGACGAGTTCAAGAGCGTCATCGACTCCGAGCTCCAGGCGAAGAAGTAA